A stretch of the Capsicum annuum cultivar UCD-10X-F1 chromosome 8, UCD10Xv1.1, whole genome shotgun sequence genome encodes the following:
- the LOC107879347 gene encoding translationally-controlled tumor protein homolog translates to MLVYQDLISGDELLSDSFPYKELENGVLWEVQGKWVVQGAVDVDIGANPSAEGGDDDEGVDDQAVKVVDIVDTFRLQEQPSFDKKGFVGYIKKYIKNLTPKLEGEAQDLFKKNIESATKFLMSKLKDLQFFLGESMHDDGALVFAYYKDGATDPTFLYIAPGLKEVKC, encoded by the exons ATGTTGGTTTATCAAGATCTCATATCTG GTGATGAGCTTCTCTCTGACTCATTTCCCTACAAGGAACTCGAGAATGGAGTTCTTTGGGAGGTTCAAGGGAAG TGGGTTGTTCAAGGTGCTGTTGATGTAGACATTGGGGCAAATCCTTCCGCTGAGGGTGGCGATGACGATGAAGGTGTGGATGATCAAGCTGTCaaggttgttgatattgttgacACTTTTAGACTTCAG GAGCAACCTTCTTTTGACAAGAAGGGATTTGTTGGTTACATCAAGAAATACATCAAGAACCTGACACCAAAGCTAGAAGGAGAAGCGCAAGATTTATTTAAAAAGAACATTGAGTCAGCAACTAAGTTCCTCATGTCAAAGCTCAAGGATCTTCAATT CTTTCTTGGTGAGAGCATGCATGACGACGGTGCCCTGGTGTTTGCATACTACAAGGATGGTGCAACTGATCCTACCTTTTTATACATTGCACCTGGCTTGAAGGAGGTCAAGTGCTAG